The genomic window CGGGCATCGTCTGCTGGCCGAACGCCCAGGAGAGCCGGTCGGGGTTGTCGAGGTCGCCGACGAGCGTGCGGGCGCCGGGATGGAGCGCCGCCAGTTCCTTGGCGCGGCCGGCGTTCCGGGCGAGCAGCACGAGGTCGTCGCCGCGTTCCCGGAGACGGCGGGCGACGGCCTCGCCGATACCGGAGCCGGCGCCGGTGATGAGATGAGTAGGCATGCCCTCATGCTCGCATCACGCCGGGCGCCCTGTTCACGGTGTCCCGGACCTCACCGCAGGCCGCCCGACTCCTCCAGGTAGGCGAGGGCGCCGACGGCGTCCTTCGCGAAGAACACCAGGTCGGTGAGGGGAAGCGGCAGGAAGCCCTCGTCGTCCATGCGCTGGAACTGCTGGCGCAGACCGTCGTAGAACCCTGCGGTGTTCAGCAGGACGACGGGCTTGGCGTGCTTGCCGTGCTTCTTCAGCTCGAGGATCTCCGTCGCCTCGTCGAGCGTGCCGGTCCCCCCGACCATGATCACGACGGCGTCCGCCTTCTCCAGGAGCAGCGCCTTGCGCTCGGCCAGGTCCTTGGCGATCACCATCTCGTCGGCGTTCGTCCGTGCCTTCGCCGCGAGGAAGTCCACCGACACCCCGACGAGCCGGCCGCCCGCCTCCTGCACCCCGTCGGCCACGACCTTCATCAGCCCGCTCTCCGACCCGCCCCAGACCAGGGTGTGCCCGCCCCGGCCCAGCAACTCGGCGAACTCACGGGCGGGCCCCGTGTAGCGGTCGTCGAGGTCGGCGGCGGAGAGGAAGACACAGATGTTCATGGGGCCACCGTACGGCCGGTCCCGGACGCGGGAAGAAACCGGCGTCCGGGATGGCTGAAGGACGTATGACTTCCCTCACAGGACACACCATCACCGTGGAACCCGCAGACGTGCATGTGCGCGCGGTGCACGACGGCCAGGTGCTCGCCGAGAGCCGTCGGCCGCTGGTGCTGCGCGAGACGGGCTGTCCGGTCCGCTACTACCTGCCGCCCGAGGACGTCCGTACCGAGCTCCTGACGCCGTCCGCGACCAGCACGCACTGCCCCTTCAAGGGGGACGCGTCCTACTGGTCACTGCCCGGTGCGGTGGACCTCGTGTGGGCCTACCCGGACCCCAACGACCAAGTCGCCGCGATCAGGGACCACTTCTGCTTCTACGCCACCGAGATCGTGACCGGCTGACCGTCAGAAACATTTCCCCGCGGCGGCGATGAGTTCCGCCGGGCCCGGGAGTCCACCCTCACATGGACAAGACTCTCTCCCGCGACGGCACGTCGATCGCGTATCGCCGCCGCGGCGACGGGCCGCCGGTGATCCTGGTCGGCGGGGCTCTGAGCACCGCGGCCGACGAGGCGCCGCTGGCCGCTCTGCTGGCCCCGCGCTTCACGGTCGTCACGTACGACCGCCGGGGACGCGGGGCCAGTGGCGACGGCGGGCCGTACTCGGTCCGCCGTGAGATCGAAGACCTGGCGGCGGTGGCGTCACGGGTGGGCGGGCGCGTCTCGCTGTTCGGCATGCTGTCCGGCGGAGCGCTCGCCCTGGAGGCACACGCCGCCGGGCTGCCCGTGGACCTGCTCGCGGTCTACGAGCCGCCGTACACGCCCGGCCCCGCCGGCCCGGCGCACACGTCCCGCTGCACGGCGCCGATGCACCGCCTGCTCGCGGCGGGCGACCGGGCGGGAGCCGTGGCACTCCACCTGTCGCGCGCGGGTGTCCCGGAGGCGACGATCGCGCGGATACGCCGGTCGCCCCTGTGGCACGGCCTCGAAGCGGTGGCCCACACTCTCGCCTACGACGACGCGTTGCTGGGCGACGGGACGGTGCCCACCGGGAGGTTCGCCTCCCTCACTGCGCGCACCCTCGTCGTGACGGGCGGTTTCAGCCCGCCGCAGACGCACGAGACGACGCTCGCCCTGGCGGCCGCAGTCCCTCGCGCCAGGCATCGCACCCTGACGGGTCAGACCCGTGAACTGGCACCGCACGTGATCGCTCCGGTCCTGGCTGACTTCTTCACCCGGGACTCGTTCCTGCGCACGGCCTCCTAGCGGAGACGCGGGTGCGGCGCCCGTGGCCACCGGGAGCAGGCGTCCGCGCGCCCGGGCAGGGCCCTCCCGCGAGGACACGCGGCGGCACAGGGGGGCGGCACTTCCGCGCGGGGATCCCCGCGCGGGGCCTCCGGCACGGCCGGGTCGTCGCAGGGGAGCGACCCGGCCGGCCCGGACGTCGTCAGCCGGCGGCGGTCGCCTTCTCGCGCCTGACGGTCGTGGCGATCGTGGCCGAGCCGACGACCCGCGTCCCGTCGTACAGCACGACCGCCTGGCCGGGTGCCACGCCCCGCACCGGCTCGGTGAAGGTGACGTGCAGCGTGCCGTCGGTCAGCTCGGCCGTCACCTC from Streptomyces sp. NBC_01341 includes these protein-coding regions:
- a CDS encoding TIGR00730 family Rossman fold protein, translating into MNICVFLSAADLDDRYTGPAREFAELLGRGGHTLVWGGSESGLMKVVADGVQEAGGRLVGVSVDFLAAKARTNADEMVIAKDLAERKALLLEKADAVVIMVGGTGTLDEATEILELKKHGKHAKPVVLLNTAGFYDGLRQQFQRMDDEGFLPLPLTDLVFFAKDAVGALAYLEESGGLR
- a CDS encoding DUF427 domain-containing protein; this encodes MTSLTGHTITVEPADVHVRAVHDGQVLAESRRPLVLRETGCPVRYYLPPEDVRTELLTPSATSTHCPFKGDASYWSLPGAVDLVWAYPDPNDQVAAIRDHFCFYATEIVTG
- a CDS encoding alpha/beta fold hydrolase, whose product is MDKTLSRDGTSIAYRRRGDGPPVILVGGALSTAADEAPLAALLAPRFTVVTYDRRGRGASGDGGPYSVRREIEDLAAVASRVGGRVSLFGMLSGGALALEAHAAGLPVDLLAVYEPPYTPGPAGPAHTSRCTAPMHRLLAAGDRAGAVALHLSRAGVPEATIARIRRSPLWHGLEAVAHTLAYDDALLGDGTVPTGRFASLTARTLVVTGGFSPPQTHETTLALAAAVPRARHRTLTGQTRELAPHVIAPVLADFFTRDSFLRTAS